One Paroedura picta isolate Pp20150507F chromosome 3, Ppicta_v3.0, whole genome shotgun sequence genomic window carries:
- the LOC143833507 gene encoding transforming protein RhoA-like isoform X2, with amino-acid sequence MQMAAIRKKLVIVGDGACGKTCLLIVFSKDQFPEVYVPTVFENYVADIEVDGKQVELALWDTAGQEDYDRLRPLSYPDTDVILMCFSIDSPDSLENIPEKWTPEVKHFCPNVPIILVGNKKDLRNDEHTRRELAKMKQEPVKPEEGRDMANRISAFGYLECSAKTKDGVREVFEMATRAALQAKRGRKKTSCQLL; translated from the exons ATGC AGATGGCTGCCATACGCAAGAAACTTGTCATTGTGGGAGATGGAGCATGTGGGAAGACCTGCCTCCTTATTGTCTTCAGCAAGGACCAGTTCCCGGAGGTGTATGTCCCCACCGTCTTCGAGAACTACGTGGCTGACATTGAGGTGGATGGAAAACAG GTAGAACTTGCCCTCTGGGATACTGCTGGCCAAGAGGATTATGACCGCCTGAGACCCCTCTCCTACCCTGACACAGATGTCATCCTCATGTGCTTCTCCATTGACAGTCCCGACAGTTTAG AGAACATCCCGGAAAAGTGGACTCCGGAGGTGAAGCACTTCTGTCCCAACGTGCCTATAATTCTGGTGGGGAACAAGAAAGATCTTCGTAATGACGAACACACACGCCGGGAGCTGGCTAAGATGAAGCAG gAGCCAGTGAAGCCCGAGGAGGGCCGCGACATGGCCAACCGGATTAGTGCTTTCGGATacctggaatgctctgccaagacGAAGGACGGCGTGCGGGAAGTGTTTGAGATGGCCACCCGGGCTGCCTTGCAGGCCAAACGTGGGCGTAAGAAGACCTCGTGCCAGCTGCTGTAA
- the LOC143833507 gene encoding transforming protein RhoA-like isoform X3: MAAIRKKLVIVGDGACGKTCLLIVFSKDQFPEVYVPTVFENYVADIEVDGKQVELALWDTAGQEDYDRLRPLSYPDTDVILMCFSIDSPDSLENIPEKWTPEVKHFCPNVPIILVGNKKDLRNDEHTRRELAKMKQEPVKPEEGRDMANRISAFGYLECSAKTKDGVREVFEMATRAALQAKRGRKKTSCQLL, from the exons ATGGCTGCCATACGCAAGAAACTTGTCATTGTGGGAGATGGAGCATGTGGGAAGACCTGCCTCCTTATTGTCTTCAGCAAGGACCAGTTCCCGGAGGTGTATGTCCCCACCGTCTTCGAGAACTACGTGGCTGACATTGAGGTGGATGGAAAACAG GTAGAACTTGCCCTCTGGGATACTGCTGGCCAAGAGGATTATGACCGCCTGAGACCCCTCTCCTACCCTGACACAGATGTCATCCTCATGTGCTTCTCCATTGACAGTCCCGACAGTTTAG AGAACATCCCGGAAAAGTGGACTCCGGAGGTGAAGCACTTCTGTCCCAACGTGCCTATAATTCTGGTGGGGAACAAGAAAGATCTTCGTAATGACGAACACACACGCCGGGAGCTGGCTAAGATGAAGCAG gAGCCAGTGAAGCCCGAGGAGGGCCGCGACATGGCCAACCGGATTAGTGCTTTCGGATacctggaatgctctgccaagacGAAGGACGGCGTGCGGGAAGTGTTTGAGATGGCCACCCGGGCTGCCTTGCAGGCCAAACGTGGGCGTAAGAAGACCTCGTGCCAGCTGCTGTAA
- the LOC143833507 gene encoding transforming protein RhoA-like isoform X1 — protein sequence MLEMAAIRKKLVIVGDGACGKTCLLIVFSKDQFPEVYVPTVFENYVADIEVDGKQVELALWDTAGQEDYDRLRPLSYPDTDVILMCFSIDSPDSLENIPEKWTPEVKHFCPNVPIILVGNKKDLRNDEHTRRELAKMKQEPVKPEEGRDMANRISAFGYLECSAKTKDGVREVFEMATRAALQAKRGRKKTSCQLL from the exons ATGC TAGAGATGGCTGCCATACGCAAGAAACTTGTCATTGTGGGAGATGGAGCATGTGGGAAGACCTGCCTCCTTATTGTCTTCAGCAAGGACCAGTTCCCGGAGGTGTATGTCCCCACCGTCTTCGAGAACTACGTGGCTGACATTGAGGTGGATGGAAAACAG GTAGAACTTGCCCTCTGGGATACTGCTGGCCAAGAGGATTATGACCGCCTGAGACCCCTCTCCTACCCTGACACAGATGTCATCCTCATGTGCTTCTCCATTGACAGTCCCGACAGTTTAG AGAACATCCCGGAAAAGTGGACTCCGGAGGTGAAGCACTTCTGTCCCAACGTGCCTATAATTCTGGTGGGGAACAAGAAAGATCTTCGTAATGACGAACACACACGCCGGGAGCTGGCTAAGATGAAGCAG gAGCCAGTGAAGCCCGAGGAGGGCCGCGACATGGCCAACCGGATTAGTGCTTTCGGATacctggaatgctctgccaagacGAAGGACGGCGTGCGGGAAGTGTTTGAGATGGCCACCCGGGCTGCCTTGCAGGCCAAACGTGGGCGTAAGAAGACCTCGTGCCAGCTGCTGTAA